In a genomic window of Pseudomonas sp. TH06:
- the acnD gene encoding Fe/S-dependent 2-methylisocitrate dehydratase AcnD, translating into MNTEFRKNLPGTPLDYFDVRTAIEAIQPGSYDTLPYTSRVLAENLVRRCDPATLTDSLKQLIERKRDLDFPWFPARVVCHDILGQTALVDLAGLRDAIALQGGDPAQVNPVVPTQLIVDHSLAVEAGGFDAQAFEKNRAIEDRRNEDRFHFINWTKKAFKNVDVIPPGNGIMHQINLEKMSPVIQVRDGVAFPDTCVGTDSHTPHVDALGVIAIGVGGLEAESVMLGRASWMRLPESVGVELTGKLQPGITATDMVLALTEYLRKQKVVGAWLEFFGEGAAALTLGDRATISNMAPEYGATAAMFYIDQQTIDYLKLTGREDQQVQLVEHYAKTTGLWADSLKGAQYERGLSFDLSSVVRNMAGPSNPHARVATSDLAAKGISGQWEEVPGQMPDGAVIIAAITSCTNTSNPRNVIAAGLLARNANKLGLTRKPWVKSSLAPGSKTVALYLDEAGLTTELEQLGFGVVAFACTTCNGMSGALDPVIQQEIIDRDLYATAVLSGNRNFDGRIHPYAKQAFLASPPLVVAYAIAGTIRFDIEKDVLGVVDGKEIRLKDIWPSDEEIDAVVKSSVKPEQFRQVYIPMFAVHEDTGPKVTPLYDWREMSTYIRRPPYWEGALAGARPLKGMRPLAVLPDNITTDHLSPSNAIMLDSAAGEYLAKMGLPEEDFNSYATHRGDHLTAQRATFANPKLFNEMVVENGKVKQGSLARVEPEGKVMRMWEAIETYMERKQPLIIIAGADYGQGSSRDWAAKGVRLAGVEAIAAEGFERIHRTNLVGMGVLPLEFKPGTNRHTLAIDGSETYDVIGARTPRADLTLVIHRKNGERLDVPVTCRLDTAEEVSIYEAGGVLQRFAQDFLEESAVAV; encoded by the coding sequence ATGAACACAGAATTTCGCAAGAACCTGCCCGGCACGCCCCTCGACTACTTCGATGTCCGCACCGCGATCGAAGCCATTCAGCCCGGCAGCTACGACACCCTGCCGTACACCTCCCGCGTGCTGGCGGAAAACCTCGTGCGTCGCTGCGACCCGGCCACGCTCACCGATTCCCTCAAGCAATTGATCGAGCGCAAACGCGACCTCGATTTCCCGTGGTTCCCGGCGCGTGTGGTCTGCCACGACATTCTTGGCCAGACCGCGCTGGTCGACCTTGCCGGCCTGCGTGACGCGATCGCGTTGCAGGGCGGCGACCCGGCGCAGGTCAACCCGGTGGTGCCGACGCAATTGATCGTCGACCATTCGCTGGCGGTGGAGGCGGGCGGGTTTGATGCGCAAGCGTTCGAGAAGAACCGCGCCATCGAAGACCGCCGCAACGAAGACCGTTTCCACTTCATCAACTGGACCAAAAAAGCCTTCAAGAACGTCGACGTGATCCCGCCGGGCAACGGCATCATGCACCAGATCAACCTGGAGAAAATGTCTCCGGTGATCCAGGTGCGCGACGGCGTGGCATTCCCTGACACCTGCGTCGGCACCGACAGCCACACCCCGCACGTCGATGCACTGGGCGTGATCGCCATCGGCGTCGGCGGCCTCGAAGCCGAAAGCGTGATGCTCGGCCGTGCCTCGTGGATGCGTCTGCCGGAAAGCGTCGGCGTTGAATTGACCGGCAAGCTGCAACCGGGCATCACCGCCACCGACATGGTGCTGGCGCTGACCGAATACCTGCGCAAACAGAAAGTCGTCGGCGCATGGCTGGAGTTCTTCGGCGAAGGCGCGGCGGCGCTGACCCTCGGCGACCGCGCGACGATCTCCAACATGGCCCCGGAATACGGCGCCACCGCAGCGATGTTCTACATCGATCAACAGACTATCGATTACCTGAAACTGACCGGTCGTGAAGACCAGCAAGTACAGTTGGTCGAGCACTACGCCAAGACCACCGGCCTGTGGGCCGATAGCCTGAAGGGCGCGCAATACGAGCGCGGTCTGTCTTTCGATCTGTCTTCTGTGGTGCGCAATATGGCCGGCCCGAGCAACCCGCACGCTCGCGTTGCGACTTCGGATCTGGCGGCCAAAGGCATCTCCGGTCAGTGGGAAGAAGTCCCCGGCCAAATGCCTGACGGCGCGGTGATCATCGCTGCCATCACCAGTTGCACCAACACCAGTAACCCGCGCAACGTGATTGCTGCCGGCCTGCTCGCACGCAACGCCAACAAGCTCGGCCTGACCCGCAAACCGTGGGTGAAGTCCTCGCTGGCACCGGGCTCGAAAACCGTGGCGCTGTACCTCGACGAAGCGGGGCTGACCACGGAGCTGGAGCAACTGGGTTTCGGCGTCGTCGCCTTCGCCTGCACCACTTGCAACGGCATGTCCGGCGCCCTCGATCCGGTGATCCAGCAAGAGATCATCGACCGCGACCTGTACGCCACCGCCGTGTTGTCCGGTAACCGCAACTTCGACGGCCGCATCCACCCGTACGCCAAGCAGGCGTTCCTTGCATCGCCGCCACTGGTGGTCGCGTACGCCATTGCCGGGACCATCCGTTTCGATATCGAGAAAGATGTGCTGGGCGTGGTCGACGGTAAGGAAATCCGCCTGAAAGACATCTGGCCGAGCGACGAGGAAATCGACGCGGTGGTGAAGTCTTCGGTCAAGCCTGAACAGTTCCGGCAGGTCTACATTCCGATGTTCGCCGTCCATGAAGACACCGGCCCGAAAGTCACGCCGCTGTACGACTGGCGGGAGATGAGCACCTACATCCGCCGTCCGCCGTACTGGGAAGGCGCGCTGGCCGGTGCGCGTCCGCTGAAAGGCATGCGGCCGCTGGCGGTGCTGCCGGACAACATCACCACCGATCACCTGTCGCCGTCGAACGCGATCATGCTCGACAGTGCCGCCGGCGAATATCTGGCGAAAATGGGCCTGCCGGAAGAGGACTTCAACTCTTACGCCACCCACCGTGGCGACCACCTGACCGCGCAGCGCGCAACGTTTGCCAACCCGAAACTGTTCAACGAAATGGTCGTGGAAAACGGCAAGGTCAAACAGGGTTCGCTGGCGCGGGTCGAGCCGGAAGGCAAAGTCATGCGCATGTGGGAAGCCATCGAAACCTACATGGAACGCAAGCAGCCGCTGATCATCATTGCCGGCGCCGATTATGGTCAGGGTTCGTCCCGCGACTGGGCGGCGAAAGGCGTGCGTCTGGCCGGTGTCGAGGCGATTGCCGCTGAGGGTTTCGAGCGCATTCACCGTACCAACCTGGTCGGCATGGGCGTTTTGCCGCTGGAATTCAAGCCGGGCACCAATCGCCACACCCTGGCCATCGACGGCAGCGAAACCTACGACGTGATCGGCGCCCGTACACCGCGTGCCGACCTGACGCTGGTGATCCATCGCAAGAATGGCGAGCGCCTCGACGTGCCGGTGACCTGCCGTCTGGATACCGCTGAGGAAGTGTCGATCTACGAGGCCGGCGGCGTGCTGCAACGCTTCGCTCAGGACTTCCTTGAAGAGTCGGCGGTTGCCGTTTAA